A genomic region of archaeon BMS3Bbin15 contains the following coding sequences:
- a CDS encoding thiS family protein, which translates to MKVKIEFYATFREKYGKGLVIGSSPSLDDAMKAAARVLGGSFLKDIYDDRGNFRTDVMITVNGRNLLDMKREVVLKEGDRMAIYPPVAGG; encoded by the coding sequence ATGAAGGTTAAAATAGAGTTTTATGCAACTTTCAGGGAAAAGTATGGTAAGGGGCTCGTGATAGGGTCGTCCCCTTCTCTTGACGATGCCATGAAAGCTGCAGCCAGAGTCTTGGGAGGCAGCTTCCTTAAGGATATTTATGATGACAGGGGTAATTTTCGTACTGATGTGATGATTACTGTAAACGGTAGAAATCTCCTGGACATGAAGCGGGAAGTTGTCCTTAAAGAAGGTGATAGAATGGCAATTTACCCTCCTGTAGCAGGGGGATAA